One genomic window of Deinococcus aetherius includes the following:
- the rhaS gene encoding rhamnose ABC transporter substrate-binding protein: MHHRKLMLAALTLALGAAAAQGTIKKGITIAFLPKQVNNPYFTTAWRGGQAAIKEFAGVGKQVGPSDAGASSQVSYINTLLAQRQNAIVVSASDQNALVPYLKRAMQQGVKVVTYDSDVAAGGRNLFVSQASTDTIGRDQVRLLAKQIGNKGEIAILSATPNATNQNAWIAVMQDELKKPQYKDIKLVKIAYGNDDDQKSFTEMQGLMQAYPNLRGVISPTTVGISAAARYLSGSPYKGKVALTGLGTPNQMREFVKNGTVQGFALWNPEDLGYLASYAAAALVSGQIAGKEGEKFGAGKLGQRTVGKDGVVILGPLTVFDKGNIDKFNF, from the coding sequence ATGCACCACCGCAAGCTGATGCTCGCCGCCCTGACCCTGGCCCTGGGGGCCGCCGCCGCCCAGGGCACGATCAAGAAGGGCATCACCATCGCCTTCCTGCCCAAGCAGGTGAACAACCCCTACTTCACGACCGCGTGGAGGGGCGGTCAGGCCGCCATCAAGGAGTTCGCGGGCGTCGGCAAGCAGGTCGGCCCGTCGGACGCGGGCGCGAGCAGTCAGGTGAGCTACATCAACACCCTGCTCGCCCAGCGCCAGAACGCCATCGTGGTGTCCGCCAGCGACCAGAACGCGCTCGTGCCGTACCTGAAGCGCGCGATGCAGCAGGGCGTCAAGGTCGTGACCTACGACAGCGACGTGGCGGCGGGCGGGCGTAACCTCTTCGTCAGCCAGGCGAGCACGGACACCATCGGACGCGACCAGGTGAGGCTCCTCGCCAAGCAGATCGGGAACAAGGGCGAGATCGCCATCCTGTCCGCCACCCCGAACGCGACCAACCAGAACGCCTGGATCGCCGTGATGCAGGACGAGCTGAAAAAGCCCCAGTACAAGGACATAAAGCTCGTCAAGATCGCCTACGGCAACGACGACGACCAGAAGTCCTTTACCGAGATGCAGGGGCTGATGCAGGCCTACCCCAACCTCAGGGGCGTGATCTCCCCGACCACGGTGGGCATCAGCGCCGCCGCCCGCTACCTGTCGGGCAGCCCCTACAAGGGCAAGGTCGCGCTGACCGGGCTGGGCACCCCCAACCAGATGCGCGAGTTCGTGAAGAACGGGACCGTGCAGGGCTTCGCGCTGTGGAACCCGGAGGACCTCGGCTACCTCGCCTCCTACGCGGCGGCGGCCCTCGTGAGCGGGCAGATCGCGGGCAAGGAGGGCGAGAAGTTCGGCGCGGGCAAGCTCGGCCAGCGCACGGTCGGCAAGGACGGGGTGGTCATCCTGGGGCCGCTGACCGTGTTCGACAAGGGCAACATCGACAAGTTCAACTTCTGA
- a CDS encoding cytochrome P450 yields the protein MTVSEPRYSLLDPFPWYAAMRERSPVVRDPQSGMWLVFRYADVQRVLSDWKNFSSERGRPRGGNPESALSSSIISTDPPRHRALRALVEQAFTPRQVRALEPRIAELVDELLGKVERTGRMDFVLDLAYPLPVIVIAEILGIPASDRDAFKRWSDAVVTGDMSGSREMAAYFGRLIERRRADPGEDLISGLIAAQVEGEHLSTQELLGFCILLLVAGNETTTNLLANTVLCWEDAPEAYGRVVEDQSLLSTTIEESLRFRSPVQSMFRVTAQEVDLGGQTIPGGSPVLAWIGSANRDEGQFGDAATFDPARTQGRHLAFGHGVHFCLGAPLARLEASVALSAVLDRLPNLRVAPGTVLDPIPSQIVSGVKRLPVTFG from the coding sequence ATGACCGTGAGCGAACCGCGTTACTCCCTCCTCGACCCCTTCCCCTGGTACGCGGCGATGCGCGAGCGTTCGCCCGTCGTGCGCGACCCCCAGAGCGGCATGTGGCTGGTCTTCCGCTACGCGGACGTGCAGCGCGTCCTGTCCGACTGGAAGAACTTCTCCTCCGAGCGGGGCCGCCCGCGCGGCGGGAATCCCGAGAGCGCGCTCTCGTCGAGCATCATCTCCACCGACCCGCCGAGGCACCGCGCCCTGCGGGCCCTGGTGGAGCAGGCCTTCACCCCGAGACAGGTGCGGGCGCTGGAGCCCCGCATCGCGGAGCTGGTGGACGAACTCCTGGGCAAGGTCGAGCGGACGGGCCGGATGGATTTCGTCCTCGACCTCGCCTATCCGCTTCCCGTCATCGTGATCGCGGAGATTCTGGGCATCCCCGCCTCCGACCGGGACGCCTTCAAACGCTGGTCGGACGCAGTGGTCACGGGCGACATGAGCGGCAGCCGCGAGATGGCGGCCTATTTCGGGCGGCTGATCGAGCGGCGGCGCGCCGACCCCGGCGAGGACCTGATCAGCGGACTGATCGCCGCGCAGGTCGAGGGCGAGCATCTCAGCACCCAGGAGTTGCTGGGCTTCTGCATCCTGCTCCTCGTGGCGGGGAACGAGACGACCACCAACCTCCTCGCCAACACCGTGCTGTGCTGGGAGGACGCGCCGGAGGCGTACGGGCGCGTCGTGGAGGACCAAAGTCTCCTTTCGACCACCATCGAGGAGTCCCTGCGTTTCCGCTCGCCGGTGCAGTCCATGTTCCGCGTGACGGCGCAGGAGGTGGACCTCGGCGGCCAGACGATCCCCGGGGGCAGCCCGGTCCTCGCCTGGATCGGTTCGGCCAACCGCGACGAGGGGCAGTTCGGGGACGCGGCCACCTTCGACCCTGCCCGCACCCAGGGCCGTCACCTCGCCTTCGGGCACGGGGTCCACTTCTGCCTGGGCGCCCCGCTCGCCCGGCTGGAGGCGAGCGTCGCGCTCTCCGCCGTGCTGGACCGCCTGCCGAACCTGCGGGTGGCGCCCGGCACCGTGCTCGACCCCATCCCCAGCCAGATCGTCTCGGGGGTCAAAAGGCTGCCGGTGACCTTCGGGTAG
- a CDS encoding amidohydrolase family protein → MPSDSLGEHVASLPILDHHAHGLFPEAPWRAEPIEPYFTESADPDILARHVPHNLYFRRSIRQLAELYGCDPTPDAVREARQAQDYPALCARLMRETGITLLLMDDGIWPDRLLTVGQMNTLLPTRRVARIETEAAGLLREVPDARAYLKRVEAHFDALAPGLVALKSIAAYRTGLDVKRPEWPDVQRDLDALLRETPPDRTPRLNRKALLDATLHAALRAGLRHGLPVQFHTGYGDPDLDLRLANPLHLRALLEDPELRGLNVVMLHCYPFVREAGYLASVYPGAWLDVGLTIPYTSTHGMVTAWHESLHLTPVTKVLFSTDAQRTPEMYWLAARAGRTTLTRALGETVEAGDLSPGEARWAARRLLHDNAAELYRTG, encoded by the coding sequence ATGCCCTCCGACTCGCTGGGCGAGCACGTCGCCAGCCTCCCTATCCTCGATCACCACGCGCACGGCCTGTTTCCCGAGGCGCCGTGGCGCGCGGAGCCCATCGAGCCTTACTTCACCGAGTCCGCCGACCCGGACATCCTCGCCCGGCACGTCCCGCACAACCTGTACTTCCGCCGGTCCATCCGGCAACTCGCCGAGTTGTACGGCTGCGACCCCACCCCGGACGCCGTGCGTGAGGCGCGGCAGGCGCAGGACTACCCGGCCCTCTGCGCCCGGCTCATGCGGGAAACTGGGATCACCCTCCTGCTGATGGACGACGGCATCTGGCCGGATCGGCTGCTGACGGTGGGGCAGATGAACACCCTGCTTCCCACCCGCCGGGTCGCCCGCATCGAGACCGAGGCCGCCGGGCTGCTGCGGGAGGTGCCGGACGCGAGGGCTTACCTGAAGCGCGTGGAGGCCCACTTCGACGCCCTGGCCCCGGGGCTCGTCGCCCTCAAGAGCATCGCCGCCTACCGCACGGGGCTCGATGTTAAACGCCCGGAATGGCCCGACGTGCAGCGCGATCTCGACGCCCTGCTGCGCGAGACGCCGCCGGACAGGACGCCCCGCCTCAACCGCAAGGCCCTCCTCGACGCCACGCTGCACGCGGCCCTGCGCGCCGGGCTGCGGCACGGCCTGCCCGTCCAGTTCCACACCGGCTACGGCGACCCCGACCTCGACCTGCGCCTCGCCAACCCGCTGCACCTGCGCGCCCTGCTCGAAGACCCGGAGTTGCGCGGCCTGAACGTCGTCATGCTGCACTGCTATCCATTCGTCCGCGAGGCGGGCTACCTCGCCAGCGTGTACCCGGGGGCGTGGCTGGACGTGGGGCTCACCATCCCCTACACGAGCACGCACGGGATGGTGACCGCCTGGCACGAGAGCCTGCACCTCACGCCTGTGACCAAGGTGCTGTTCAGCACCGACGCCCAGCGAACGCCCGAGATGTACTGGCTCGCCGCCCGCGCGGGGCGAACCACCCTGACCCGCGCCCTCGGGGAGACGGTGGAGGCGGGCGACCTCTCCCCGGGGGAGGCGCGCTGGGCCGCCCGCCGTCTCCTCCACGACAACGCGGCGGAACTCTACCGGACGGGCTGA
- a CDS encoding glutamine synthetase family protein, which yields MRDLDWPDLAPGGVQWVRVHWCDNANVIRAKAAHVGLMDPDAGLPGGIGLAAAQMALPVMFDALAPGSGLSPVGEVRLVPDGTTLRTTALLPGHALVLGDLRGEDGRAWEHCPRDFLRGQLGRLEAYGLTLTAAFENEFFLLRRDPEGRLVPADRTVYAQTGAFNAHLPFLHDLTAALTELGLTPEHLYPESAPGQIELTVRYRVGVDAADGQILFREAARAAAHRHGLVACFLAKVTEGAAGSGCHINLGLRDAEGGDALGDPDDPDGLSPEGRAFLAGVLVHLPALTAVTVPLPGGYRRLKPHFWAGAYCAWGVGNREAALRVTRQGGQVTRFEVKAADGTANPYLALGAVVAAGLDGLERGLSLPPEATVDPALLSEAERAAARMFPLPASLSESLDALEADGAVRAAFGEARLRAYVAVKRLEHEALSPLSPGEELELLAERY from the coding sequence GTGCGCGACCTCGACTGGCCCGACCTCGCCCCCGGGGGCGTCCAGTGGGTGCGGGTCCACTGGTGCGACAACGCGAACGTGATCCGCGCCAAGGCCGCACACGTCGGGTTGATGGACCCCGACGCGGGGCTGCCCGGCGGGATCGGCCTCGCCGCCGCGCAGATGGCCCTGCCCGTGATGTTCGACGCGCTCGCGCCGGGCAGCGGCCTGAGTCCGGTCGGCGAGGTGCGCCTCGTGCCCGACGGGACCACCCTGCGGACGACCGCCCTGCTGCCGGGGCACGCCCTCGTGCTGGGCGACCTGCGCGGCGAGGACGGCCGGGCCTGGGAACACTGCCCCCGCGACTTCCTGCGAGGGCAACTCGGCCGCCTGGAGGCCTACGGCCTGACCCTCACCGCCGCCTTCGAGAACGAGTTCTTTCTGCTGCGCCGGGACCCGGAGGGGCGCCTCGTTCCCGCCGACCGCACCGTGTACGCGCAGACCGGGGCCTTCAACGCGCACCTCCCGTTCCTGCACGACCTCACCGCCGCCCTGACGGAGCTGGGCCTGACCCCGGAGCACCTCTACCCGGAGAGCGCCCCCGGCCAGATCGAACTCACCGTGCGCTACCGGGTCGGGGTGGACGCCGCCGACGGGCAGATTCTCTTCCGGGAGGCGGCCCGCGCGGCGGCGCACAGGCACGGCCTCGTCGCCTGTTTCCTCGCCAAGGTCACCGAGGGGGCGGCGGGAAGCGGGTGTCACATCAACCTGGGGCTGCGGGACGCCGAGGGCGGGGACGCGCTGGGGGACCCGGACGACCCGGACGGCCTGAGCCCCGAGGGCCGCGCCTTCCTGGCGGGCGTCCTCGTGCACCTTCCGGCCCTGACCGCCGTGACCGTGCCGCTGCCGGGCGGCTACCGCCGCTTGAAGCCCCACTTCTGGGCGGGCGCGTACTGCGCCTGGGGGGTGGGCAACCGGGAGGCCGCCCTGCGGGTGACCCGCCAGGGAGGACAGGTCACCCGTTTCGAGGTGAAGGCGGCGGACGGCACGGCGAACCCCTACCTCGCGCTCGGCGCCGTGGTGGCGGCGGGGCTCGACGGCCTGGAGCGCGGCCTGTCCCTGCCCCCCGAGGCGACGGTGGACCCCGCCCTCCTGAGCGAGGCCGAGCGCGCGGCGGCCCGGATGTTTCCTCTGCCCGCGTCGTTGAGTGAGAGCCTGGACGCGCTGGAGGCGGACGGGGCAGTGCGGGCCGCCTTCGGGGAAGCGCGGCTGCGGGCCTACGTGGCGGTCAAGCGGCTGGAGCACGAGGCGCTGAGCCCCCTCTCCCCCGGGGAGGAACTCGAACTCCTCGCGGAGCGGTATTGA
- a CDS encoding APC family permease, protein MGVEEFGYRQELRRALSFWDLLVYGMIFMVPIAPFGIFGYVFGASKGMVALAYLIGMVAMFFTAMSYRAMSRDFPVSGSVYAYAQRGIGQAAGFFAGWLILLDYILIPALLYVVSAAALSPLFPGVPRAAWVVGFLLIGAAINLRGVELTARTNRVFLVLELTVLFAFLLVGLIALYSGAGAGRLTLAPLYQPGVVTPALVGAAVSVAALSFLGFDAISTLSEEVKDRRRNTVGRATLAALFLMGGLFILQTWVAADLSRGLTFKSPDTAFYEAAAVAGGGWLSLLTAGATALAWGVANSLVSQAAISRILYAMARDRQLPAPLARVHPTFKTPYVSILIVVLVSLVVALAFIDDVARLTNLVNFGALTGFLFLHASVIYHFLVRRGSRNYFSHLLLPGIGFVIIAYVLYTMNTETKLLGLGWLAVGIVYYLVLTRVLRRGAALEV, encoded by the coding sequence GTGGGCGTCGAGGAGTTCGGGTACCGGCAGGAACTCCGGCGGGCGCTGTCCTTCTGGGACCTGCTCGTCTACGGGATGATCTTCATGGTGCCGATTGCCCCCTTCGGCATCTTCGGGTACGTGTTCGGCGCGAGCAAGGGGATGGTGGCGCTCGCCTACCTGATCGGCATGGTCGCCATGTTCTTCACGGCGATGAGCTACCGGGCGATGTCGCGCGACTTCCCGGTGAGCGGCTCGGTGTACGCCTACGCCCAGCGCGGAATCGGGCAGGCGGCGGGCTTCTTCGCGGGGTGGCTAATCCTGCTCGACTACATCCTGATTCCCGCCCTGCTGTACGTCGTGAGCGCGGCGGCCCTCTCGCCCCTCTTTCCCGGCGTGCCCCGGGCGGCGTGGGTGGTCGGCTTCCTCCTGATCGGGGCCGCCATCAACCTGCGCGGGGTGGAGCTGACGGCCCGCACCAACCGGGTCTTTCTGGTGCTGGAGCTGACGGTGCTGTTCGCCTTCCTGCTGGTCGGGCTGATCGCCCTGTACAGCGGGGCGGGGGCCGGGCGCCTCACGCTCGCGCCGCTGTACCAGCCGGGGGTGGTCACGCCCGCGCTCGTCGGGGCCGCCGTCTCGGTCGCCGCGCTGAGCTTTCTGGGCTTCGACGCGATCAGCACCCTCAGCGAGGAGGTGAAAGACCGCCGCCGGAACACGGTGGGCCGCGCCACGCTCGCCGCGCTCTTCCTGATGGGCGGCCTCTTCATCCTGCAAACCTGGGTGGCCGCCGACCTGAGCCGGGGGCTGACCTTCAAGTCGCCCGACACGGCCTTTTACGAGGCGGCGGCGGTGGCGGGCGGGGGCTGGCTGTCCCTGCTCACGGCCGGGGCGACCGCGCTCGCGTGGGGAGTCGCGAACTCGCTCGTCTCGCAGGCCGCGATCAGCCGCATCCTGTACGCGATGGCGCGCGACCGCCAGCTTCCCGCGCCGCTCGCGCGGGTCCACCCGACCTTCAAGACGCCGTACGTCAGCATCCTCATCGTGGTGCTCGTCTCGCTCGTCGTCGCGCTGGCCTTTATCGACGACGTGGCCCGGCTGACGAACCTCGTGAACTTCGGGGCGCTGACGGGCTTCCTGTTCCTGCACGCCTCGGTCATCTACCACTTCCTCGTGCGGCGGGGCTCGCGGAATTACTTCAGCCACCTGCTGCTGCCCGGTATCGGGTTCGTCATCATCGCCTACGTGCTGTACACCATGAACACGGAGACCAAGCTGCTCGGCCTGGGCTGGCTGGCGGTCGGGATCGTCTACTACCTCGTCCTGACCCGGGTGCTGCGGCGGGGCGCGGCGCTGGAGGTGTGA
- a CDS encoding acetamidase/formamidase family protein, protein MTTYTVPRDHLVYAMDPANPPALRVPGGSLLVFQTRDCFEDQIQDAGAEFTALDWNRINPATGPVYVEGARPGDALAIEILDIRVGPQAVMVTGPGLGVEGDALDRPTVRVFPVEDGQVTVSGVRLPLRPMIGVIGTAPADTPVPNGTPGPHGGNMDTTVIRAGSTLFLPVNVEGALLALGDLHAGMGDGEVSVCGLEVPGEVTLRVSVVPACPWPLPMVQTATHLYTVASALTLDEAATLATKHMSAFLQAEAGLSRADAIGLLSAAGNLQISQVVDPLKTCRFELGLDLLAQLGVEPIWGTP, encoded by the coding sequence ATGACGACGTATACCGTGCCACGCGACCACCTCGTCTACGCGATGGACCCCGCCAACCCGCCCGCCCTGCGCGTGCCGGGCGGCAGTCTGCTGGTCTTCCAGACGCGCGACTGCTTCGAGGACCAGATTCAGGACGCCGGGGCCGAGTTCACCGCGCTCGACTGGAACCGCATCAACCCCGCGACCGGCCCGGTCTACGTGGAGGGCGCGCGGCCCGGCGACGCCCTCGCCATCGAAATCCTCGACATCCGGGTCGGTCCCCAGGCGGTGATGGTGACGGGCCCGGGGCTCGGCGTGGAGGGCGACGCGCTCGACCGCCCCACCGTCCGCGTCTTCCCGGTCGAGGACGGGCAGGTGACCGTGAGCGGGGTGAGGCTGCCCCTACGCCCGATGATCGGCGTGATCGGAACCGCTCCGGCAGACACGCCCGTCCCCAACGGCACCCCCGGCCCCCACGGCGGCAACATGGACACCACCGTCATCCGGGCGGGGAGCACCCTCTTCCTGCCGGTGAACGTGGAGGGCGCCCTGCTGGCCCTCGGCGACCTGCACGCGGGGATGGGTGACGGCGAGGTCAGCGTCTGCGGGCTGGAGGTGCCCGGCGAGGTGACCCTGCGGGTAAGCGTCGTCCCCGCCTGCCCCTGGCCCCTGCCGATGGTGCAGACGGCCACCCACCTCTACACGGTCGCCAGCGCCCTGACGCTCGACGAGGCCGCCACCCTGGCGACGAAGCATATGAGCGCGTTCCTCCAGGCCGAGGCGGGCCTCTCCCGGGCGGACGCCATCGGCCTGCTGAGCGCCGCCGGGAACCTCCAGATCAGCCAGGTCGTGGACCCCCTCAAGACCTGCCGCTTCGAGCTGGGGCTGGACCTTCTGGCGCAGCTCGGGGTGGAGCCGATCTGGGGGACGCCGTGA
- a CDS encoding tyrosine-type recombinase/integrase has translation MSLVPRTDATAPDPIGLVLDSVTSPLTKKAYGKALTDFLAWWEAQGRPPLSKAVVQRYVALLVERGLSPSSVNVRLAAIRKLVREAADNGLLGAFEAEAIARVKGIKRQGRRSGTWLSKSQAQELLLAPDVTTLRGLRDRALLAVLLGCGLRRSELVGLTFAHLARREGRWVVLDLTGKHERTRTVPMPGWCKAAVDAWTRAAGLSTGHVFRPTAPRGEKVLARQRLSHEAVALIVRKYGRLLGHADLTPEDLEGIRLAPHDLRRTFAKLAHRGGAPIDQIQLSLGHASVQTTEVYLGVEQDLGEAPGDVLGLSLRRE, from the coding sequence GTGTCGCTCGTTCCCCGGACCGACGCCACCGCCCCCGATCCCATCGGGCTCGTCCTCGACTCGGTCACCTCGCCGCTCACGAAGAAGGCCTACGGCAAGGCGCTCACCGACTTCCTCGCGTGGTGGGAGGCGCAGGGGCGCCCGCCGCTCTCGAAGGCGGTGGTTCAGCGGTACGTCGCGCTGCTGGTGGAGCGGGGGCTCTCGCCGTCGAGCGTGAACGTGCGGCTCGCGGCCATCCGCAAGCTCGTGCGCGAGGCGGCGGACAACGGGCTGCTGGGCGCCTTCGAGGCGGAGGCCATCGCGCGGGTGAAGGGGATCAAACGCCAGGGCCGTCGCTCGGGGACGTGGCTCAGTAAGAGCCAGGCACAGGAACTGCTGCTCGCCCCCGACGTGACGACCCTGCGCGGGCTGCGCGACCGGGCGCTGCTCGCCGTGCTGCTGGGGTGCGGGCTGCGGCGCTCGGAACTCGTGGGGTTGACCTTCGCCCACCTCGCGCGGCGCGAGGGGCGCTGGGTGGTGCTCGACCTGACGGGCAAGCACGAGCGCACCCGCACGGTGCCGATGCCGGGCTGGTGCAAGGCCGCCGTGGACGCCTGGACGCGGGCGGCCGGGCTCTCGACCGGGCACGTCTTCCGGCCGACCGCGCCGCGCGGGGAGAAGGTGCTCGCCCGCCAGCGGCTCTCGCACGAGGCCGTGGCGCTGATCGTGCGCAAGTACGGCCGCCTCCTCGGGCACGCGGACCTCACGCCCGAGGACCTGGAGGGGATCAGGCTCGCGCCCCACGACCTGCGGCGGACCTTCGCCAAGCTCGCGCACCGGGGGGGCGCCCCCATCGACCAGATTCAGCTCTCGCTGGGGCACGCGAGCGTCCAGACCACCGAGGTCTACCTGGGGGTCGAGCAGGATCTCGGCGAGGCGCCGGGGGACGTGCTGGGGCTGTCACTCAGGAGGGAGTGA
- a CDS encoding cytochrome P450, with product MTQPHPAPHTLPLPPRPEARPGDEGAASPLDTLPVLARAYGDMVLIGRTEQGAPMCLVSDPKLIEFIHVQTGRLFDKGYQNVPINTLLFGNGLVTSEGDFWLRQRRMVQPAFHRERIQAYGAVMVDAARRYVEGVRPGETRDVHSDMMHLTLDIITKTLFDLEMGERAEPFERAMNDMFEADVVLRTALRGGEENPGAFAAFQDATSRIDRFVADIIRERRAQGGEDRGDLLSTLLAAQDDERRGMTDQQLLDEAKNLIMAGHETTANTLTWAWWLLSRHPEAEKRLHEELGRELGGRVPTLADLPRLTYTNRVIQEAMRVIPPVWTVGRRAKTDMELGGFFIPAGTALIMSQWVVHHDPRWYDVPEEFQPERWAGDLEKHNPRYAFFPFGGGPRVCIGENFARMEAPLLLATIASRHAVRVLPEPPVEIEAAITLRPRHGLRATFEPRGPGTA from the coding sequence ATGACCCAGCCCCACCCCGCCCCGCACACCCTGCCGCTCCCGCCCCGGCCCGAGGCCCGACCCGGGGACGAGGGGGCCGCGAGTCCGCTCGACACCCTCCCCGTGCTCGCCCGGGCGTACGGCGACATGGTGCTGATCGGCAGGACCGAGCAGGGCGCCCCGATGTGCCTGGTGAGCGACCCCAAACTTATCGAGTTCATCCACGTCCAGACCGGGCGGCTCTTCGACAAGGGCTACCAGAACGTCCCCATCAACACGCTGCTCTTCGGCAACGGCCTGGTGACCAGCGAGGGCGACTTCTGGCTGCGGCAGCGCCGGATGGTGCAGCCCGCCTTCCACCGCGAGCGCATCCAGGCGTACGGGGCCGTGATGGTGGACGCGGCGCGGAGGTACGTGGAGGGCGTGCGGCCCGGTGAGACGCGCGACGTGCACTCGGACATGATGCACCTCACCCTCGACATCATCACGAAGACGCTCTTCGACCTGGAGATGGGCGAGCGCGCCGAGCCCTTCGAGCGGGCGATGAACGACATGTTCGAGGCGGACGTGGTGCTCAGAACCGCGCTGCGGGGGGGCGAGGAGAACCCCGGGGCCTTCGCCGCCTTCCAGGACGCCACCTCGCGCATCGACCGCTTCGTCGCCGACATCATCCGCGAGCGCCGGGCCCAGGGCGGGGAGGACCGGGGCGACCTCCTCTCGACCCTGCTCGCCGCCCAGGACGACGAGCGGCGCGGGATGACGGATCAGCAACTCCTCGACGAGGCCAAGAACCTGATCATGGCCGGGCACGAGACGACCGCCAACACCCTGACCTGGGCGTGGTGGCTGCTCTCCCGCCACCCCGAGGCCGAGAAGAGACTGCACGAGGAACTGGGCCGCGAACTCGGCGGGAGGGTGCCCACCCTGGCCGACCTGCCCCGCCTGACGTACACGAACCGGGTCATCCAGGAGGCGATGCGGGTGATTCCTCCCGTCTGGACGGTGGGCCGCCGTGCGAAGACCGACATGGAACTCGGCGGCTTCTTCATCCCGGCGGGCACCGCCCTGATCATGAGCCAGTGGGTCGTCCACCATGACCCCCGGTGGTACGACGTGCCGGAGGAGTTCCAGCCCGAGCGCTGGGCGGGCGACCTGGAGAAGCACAATCCCCGTTACGCCTTTTTCCCCTTCGGCGGCGGCCCGCGCGTGTGTATCGGCGAGAACTTCGCCCGGATGGAGGCGCCGCTGCTCCTGGCGACGATTGCCAGCCGCCACGCGGTGCGCGTCCTGCCCGAGCCGCCGGTCGAGATCGAGGCGGCGATCACCCTGCGCCCCCGGCACGGGCTGCGGGCGACTTTCGAGCCGCGCGGGCCAGGGACGGCCTGA